One part of the Microcoleus sp. FACHB-831 genome encodes these proteins:
- a CDS encoding thioredoxin family protein, whose translation MEKTGTPLGSYAPDFELPAIDDSVHHLSRYLETCRCVAVVFMCNHCSYVRLYLDRLKQIQAEFHDRGFTVIGINSNDASQYPEDSFENMKKFATQEHLNFPYLWDPTQDVAFCFGAQKTPEAFLIDNQGILLYRGGIDDNAQDPEAVKDRYLREAIASLMEGSAVTPRATETIGGSLKWRQ comes from the coding sequence ATGGAAAAGACTGGTACTCCCCTTGGCAGTTATGCTCCGGATTTTGAACTGCCAGCGATAGATGATTCAGTTCACCATCTATCTCGTTACTTAGAAACATGTCGGTGTGTGGCAGTGGTATTTATGTGCAATCACTGCTCCTACGTGCGGTTATATTTAGACAGACTCAAACAGATTCAAGCAGAGTTTCACGATCGGGGGTTTACCGTGATTGGTATCAACTCCAACGATGCTTCGCAGTATCCCGAAGACAGCTTTGAGAATATGAAGAAGTTCGCGACGCAAGAACATCTGAATTTTCCCTACCTTTGGGACCCTACGCAGGATGTTGCTTTCTGCTTTGGTGCCCAGAAGACACCAGAGGCATTTCTAATCGACAATCAGGGCATTCTCCTTTACAGGGGTGGAATTGATGATAATGCCCAAGATCCAGAAGCCGTCAAGGATAGATATTTGCGAGAAGCGATCGCCTCATTGATGGAGGGTAGTGCAGTTACGCCAAGAGCGACTGAGACAATTGGCGGTTCTCTCAAGTGGCGGCAATAG